In Methanobacterium paludis, the following proteins share a genomic window:
- the mer gene encoding 5,10-methylenetetrahydromethanopterin reductase, producing the protein MKFGIEFVPNEPLDKIVKLVKLAEDVGFEYTWITDHYNNKNVYETLALIAAGTETIKMGPGVTNPYVRSPAITASAVATLDEISNGRATLGIGPGDKATFDALGIEWTKPVSTIKSAITMMSTLMSGGKTETGASLMGAKAVQEKIPIYMGAQGPMMLKTAGGFSDGALINASNPKDFEAAVPLIKEGAEAEGKSLSDVDVAAYTCCSIDDDAKKALNAAKIVVAFIAAGSPPPVFARHGLPTDTGAKFGAFLGKGDFGGAIGAVTDDLMDAFSVVGTPKEFVPKIEALGEMGVTQYVAGSPIGPDKEKSIKLLGEVIASF; encoded by the coding sequence ATGAAATTTGGTATCGAATTTGTTCCAAATGAACCTTTAGACAAGATTGTAAAGCTTGTCAAACTAGCAGAAGACGTAGGATTTGAATACACATGGATTACAGACCACTACAACAACAAGAATGTATACGAAACCCTTGCATTAATTGCAGCAGGTACTGAAACCATAAAAATGGGTCCTGGTGTAACTAATCCCTACGTAAGAAGCCCAGCAATAACAGCTTCAGCTGTTGCAACTTTAGATGAAATATCAAACGGAAGGGCAACCTTGGGTATTGGACCTGGTGACAAAGCAACCTTCGATGCATTAGGAATCGAATGGACAAAACCTGTCAGCACAATCAAAAGCGCCATAACAATGATGAGCACATTAATGTCCGGTGGAAAAACCGAAACTGGTGCAAGTCTCATGGGTGCAAAAGCAGTCCAGGAAAAAATCCCAATTTACATGGGTGCACAGGGACCAATGATGCTTAAAACCGCTGGAGGATTCTCAGACGGTGCATTAATCAACGCATCAAACCCTAAAGACTTCGAAGCAGCTGTTCCACTGATAAAAGAAGGAGCAGAAGCAGAAGGTAAATCATTGTCCGATGTTGACGTTGCAGCATACACATGCTGTTCCATAGACGACGACGCTAAAAAAGCATTAAACGCAGCAAAAATAGTTGTTGCATTCATTGCAGCAGGATCACCACCACCAGTATTCGCAAGACACGGATTACCAACAGACACCGGAGCAAAATTCGGAGCATTCTTAGGTAAAGGTGACTTCGGTGGAGCAATTGGAGCTGTTACAGACGACCTCATGGATGCATTCTCAGTTGTGGGAACTCCAAAAGAATTCGTTCCAAAAATCGAAGCTCTCGGAGAAATGGGTGTAACTCAATACGTCGCAGGTTCCCCAATAGGACCAGACAAAGAGAAATCCATAAAATTACTCGGAGAAGTTATAGCAAGCTTCTAA
- a CDS encoding SPL family radical SAM protein, with protein sequence MLNEIKVTSILNKHKKRDDWFLGNYTLNPYAGCPFNCIYCYTRGSKYGGDHGSEVALKANAVSMLKRQLKNRIRRAERGFIVVGSAAEAYPPIERNLGVTREILFLIKRYKFPVHVCTKSSLILRDLDVLEEINRDAILPDDLKEKLGCGVLISFSFSTLDEKLASILEPGAPSPMERLETMKKCSDAGFKVGIINMPVLPFLSDSSEDLEAMIKSAKIRGAEYIIFSGLTLYGDGPYDCKMLYYQFLENHFPELVLEYKKLFSSSFAPSKRYQMDLAKRYHEISTKYGVKNRII encoded by the coding sequence GTGCTAAATGAAATTAAGGTCACATCAATACTTAACAAACACAAAAAACGTGATGACTGGTTTTTGGGGAATTACACACTTAACCCATATGCTGGCTGTCCATTTAACTGCATTTATTGTTACACACGCGGCAGCAAGTACGGGGGAGACCATGGATCTGAAGTGGCTTTGAAGGCAAATGCAGTTTCCATGCTCAAACGTCAGCTTAAAAACAGGATACGAAGGGCTGAACGTGGGTTCATAGTTGTTGGATCTGCTGCAGAAGCATATCCTCCAATTGAGAGAAATTTAGGGGTAACACGTGAAATTCTCTTTTTGATCAAGCGCTACAAGTTCCCTGTTCATGTTTGCACTAAATCCAGTTTAATTTTGAGAGATCTGGATGTTTTAGAAGAAATAAATCGGGATGCAATCTTACCAGATGATCTCAAGGAGAAGCTGGGATGTGGGGTCTTAATATCCTTTTCTTTTTCCACGTTAGATGAGAAACTGGCCAGCATACTGGAGCCTGGAGCCCCCAGTCCAATGGAACGTCTTGAAACCATGAAAAAATGCAGTGATGCAGGTTTTAAAGTTGGAATTATCAACATGCCGGTTTTACCATTCCTTTCAGATTCCAGTGAAGATCTGGAGGCCATGATAAAATCTGCGAAGATTCGTGGGGCTGAATATATTATTTTTTCAGGCTTGACTCTCTATGGTGATGGTCCATATGACTGCAAGATGTTATACTACCAATTTTTGGAGAATCATTTTCCCGAACTGGTTTTAGAATATAAAAAACTTTTTTCCAGCTCTTTTGCACCTTCAAAGCGTTATCAAATGGATTTGGCAAAAAGGTACCATGAAATATCTACAAAATACGGTGTTAAGAATCGAATAATTTGA
- a CDS encoding archaeosine biosynthesis radical SAM protein RaSEA has translation MEIQNLMHEIREDAIEKMEKKSPYDLAASWSGEDLLYSGVGNAIFIVLPTSGCAWALSGSGGCTMCSYVADSPLVDVEADVLVDIFKKCMAKHEIEKKTTVKMFVSGSFLNEAEVPKVARDEILGILKDEKHVEEVVVESRPEYVTEEVLKECSEALGNKLFEVGMGLETSNDYTRKYKINKGFTREDFEQAVQIIKKLQPEYNVHAKAYLFVKPILTSENAAIEEAVESARYAESVGASRISFCPATIHKGTLMELLWKQGSYQPPWIWSVIEIIKRVRSSVKIPVIMDTAAFGTRRGPYNCKKCNSKLKSMIIKSNLEQNIPKEFEDFECDCKERWVVDVKFSDVTRSTTNLNRRR, from the coding sequence ATGGAAATACAAAATTTAATGCATGAAATCAGAGAAGATGCCATTGAAAAAATGGAGAAAAAATCACCCTACGACTTAGCAGCCAGCTGGTCAGGAGAAGATCTACTCTACTCCGGAGTAGGAAATGCAATTTTTATAGTACTGCCAACTTCAGGATGTGCCTGGGCTCTTTCAGGTTCAGGAGGGTGTACAATGTGCAGTTACGTTGCAGATTCACCCCTTGTGGATGTTGAGGCAGATGTGCTCGTGGATATATTCAAAAAATGCATGGCAAAACACGAAATAGAGAAGAAAACCACTGTCAAAATGTTCGTATCCGGAAGCTTTCTAAACGAAGCAGAAGTTCCAAAGGTCGCAAGGGACGAGATTTTAGGGATTCTAAAAGACGAAAAACATGTTGAAGAGGTTGTTGTTGAATCAAGACCAGAGTACGTAACAGAAGAAGTTCTTAAAGAGTGCAGCGAAGCACTTGGAAACAAGTTATTCGAGGTAGGGATGGGACTTGAAACCTCAAATGACTACACAAGAAAATACAAGATAAATAAAGGATTCACAAGGGAAGACTTTGAGCAAGCAGTTCAAATCATCAAAAAGCTGCAGCCAGAGTACAATGTGCATGCAAAGGCATACCTTTTTGTAAAACCAATTTTAACATCTGAAAATGCTGCAATTGAAGAGGCTGTTGAATCAGCACGGTATGCAGAAAGTGTTGGAGCCAGCAGAATTTCATTTTGTCCTGCCACAATTCATAAAGGAACATTGATGGAACTACTCTGGAAGCAGGGTTCTTACCAGCCTCCATGGATATGGAGTGTGATTGAAATTATAAAAAGGGTGCGCAGTTCTGTTAAAATTCCAGTTATAATGGATACAGCAGCATTTGGAACAAGACGAGGACCTTATAACTGTAAAAAATGTAACTCCAAACTGAAAAGTATGATAATTAAGTCCAACCTTGAGCAGAACATTCCAAAAGAGTTTGAAGATTTTGAATGCGACTGTAAGGAAAGATGGGTTGTTGATGTGAAATTTTCAGATGTTACAAGGTCAACAACCAATTTAAACAGACGAAGATAA